In one Halorubrum sp. CBA1229 genomic region, the following are encoded:
- a CDS encoding DUF5809 family protein gives MHTRGTFAPETRADALERYEEVGPVAQVVVREATKAMEFGADEYDDRVTPEVIRTARDATFAELLAVHVGDESEFDAWLADSEFDADDVVRIGSDNVDNLVWHPIPFADTVVAATFQDEPDAAASTLRRNAFGRVYREEFYESGR, from the coding sequence ATGCACACCAGAGGGACGTTCGCTCCCGAGACCCGCGCCGACGCGCTCGAACGCTACGAGGAGGTCGGCCCGGTCGCGCAGGTCGTCGTCCGCGAGGCGACGAAGGCGATGGAGTTCGGCGCCGACGAGTACGACGACCGGGTCACCCCGGAGGTGATCCGGACCGCCCGCGACGCCACCTTCGCCGAGCTGCTCGCAGTTCACGTCGGCGACGAGAGCGAGTTCGACGCGTGGCTCGCCGACAGCGAGTTCGACGCGGACGACGTCGTCCGGATCGGCTCCGACAACGTCGACAACCTCGTCTGGCACCCGATCCCCTTCGCCGACACCGTGGTCGCGGCGACGTTCCAGGACGAGCCCGACGCGGCCGCGAGTACCCTCCGCCGGAACGCGTTCGGGCGCGTCTACCGCGAGGAGTTCTACGAGTCCGGGCGGTAG
- the spt4 gene encoding transcription elongation factor subunit Spt4, with translation MAEDRLACRECHHVNDPDSQTCEHCGSSSLTEDWAGYVIITKPEESQIAEEMNVTKAGSYALKVR, from the coding sequence ATGGCAGAGGACCGCCTCGCCTGCCGTGAGTGCCACCACGTCAACGACCCCGACTCGCAGACCTGCGAGCACTGCGGGTCGTCGTCGCTGACGGAGGACTGGGCGGGCTACGTCATCATCACGAAGCCCGAGGAGAGCCAGATCGCCGAGGAGATGAACGTCACGAAGGCCGGGTCGTACGCGCTGAAGGTCCGATAG
- a CDS encoding DNA-directed RNA polymerase, whose protein sequence is MYKRVRLKDTVEVPPKHLADVTDERVKALLQDKLEGRMDEDVGSVVSVIEVHDIGDGAVLHNRPGVYYEAEFDALTYDPDMQEVADGTVVETVEFGAFVGIGPVDGLLHVSQITDEYLTFDGANQQLASSDSDKTLGVDDAVRVRVVTKSIDERNPRDSKIGLTAKQPGLGKHEWLEGKRLHREQTSEEAD, encoded by the coding sequence ATGTACAAACGAGTTCGACTCAAGGATACGGTCGAGGTGCCGCCGAAACACCTGGCGGACGTCACCGACGAGCGGGTGAAAGCCCTGCTTCAGGACAAACTGGAAGGACGAATGGACGAGGACGTCGGCAGCGTCGTGAGCGTCATCGAGGTCCACGACATCGGCGACGGCGCGGTGTTACACAACCGCCCCGGCGTCTACTACGAGGCCGAGTTCGACGCGCTGACGTACGACCCCGACATGCAGGAGGTCGCCGACGGGACGGTCGTCGAGACCGTCGAGTTCGGCGCCTTCGTCGGGATCGGCCCGGTGGACGGACTCCTCCACGTCTCCCAGATCACGGACGAGTACCTCACGTTCGACGGGGCGAACCAGCAGCTCGCCTCCTCGGACTCCGACAAGACCCTCGGCGTGGACGACGCCGTCCGGGTCCGCGTCGTGACGAAGAGCATCGACGAGCGCAACCCCCGCGACTCGAAGATCGGGCTCACGGCGAAGCAGCCGGGGCTCGGCAAACACGAGTGGCTGGAGGGGAAGCGGCTCCACCGCGAGCAGACCAGTGAGGAGGCCGACTGA
- a CDS encoding DUF359 domain-containing protein, with the protein MLTLPNSMRDAFKEPLGPVTTDADELLAAAAETRGERAAPEAPIIAVGDVVTYHLREAGRVPDVALIDGKTEREAVDARIESGLAAADDRRIPVENPAASLSAELLEALAEALDDADPVIIEVTGEEDLAALPAILAAPDGASVVYGQPGEGMVRVAVTPESRAEARELFEALDGDVEAAYEALGRLPEDRR; encoded by the coding sequence ATGCTCACGCTTCCGAACTCCATGCGCGACGCGTTCAAGGAGCCGCTCGGCCCGGTGACGACGGACGCCGACGAGCTGCTCGCGGCCGCGGCGGAGACCCGCGGCGAGCGGGCCGCGCCCGAGGCCCCGATCATCGCGGTGGGCGACGTGGTCACGTACCACCTGCGGGAGGCGGGCCGCGTCCCCGACGTCGCGCTGATCGACGGCAAGACCGAGCGCGAGGCGGTCGACGCGCGGATCGAGTCCGGACTCGCGGCCGCGGACGACCGCCGAATCCCCGTGGAGAACCCCGCGGCGTCGCTGTCAGCGGAACTCCTCGAGGCGCTCGCCGAGGCGCTCGACGACGCTGACCCGGTCATCATCGAGGTGACGGGCGAGGAGGACCTAGCCGCACTGCCGGCGATCCTCGCCGCGCCCGACGGCGCGAGCGTCGTCTACGGCCAGCCCGGAGAGGGGATGGTCCGTGTCGCGGTCACGCCGGAGTCCCGCGCGGAGGCGCGGGAGTTGTTCGAGGCGCTCGACGGCGATGTCGAGGCGGCCTACGAGGCGCTCGGTCGACTCCCCGAGGACCGCCGGTGA
- a CDS encoding bifunctional N(6)-L-threonylcarbamoyladenine synthase/serine/threonine protein kinase: protein MRVLGIEGTAWCASAALYDAEADSVFIESDPYEPDSGGIHPREAAEHMSEAIPEVVDAVLTAAEAEHGPDAIDAVAFSKGPGLGPCLRTVGTAARALAGTLDVPLVGVNHMVAHLEIGRHRSGFENPVCLNASGANAHLLGYHDGRYRVLGETMDAGVGNAIDKFTRHIGWDHPGGPKVEAAAAEAAAERDPDADLVDLPYVVKGMDFSFSGISSAANDAYDDGVPVEEICFALQEHVFAMLTEVSERALSLTGADELVLGGGVAQNDRLREMLETMCAARGADFHAPEPRFLRDNAGMIAVLGAKMAAAGDTLSVAESAIDPDFRPDQVPVTWRDGDASVARGRGDDGWERGERDGDGTGDRRGAEATVEIATADAGGAVGDARRVIKRRVPKRYRHPELDRALRRDRTVAEARLTSEARRAGVPTPMVYDVDVPAATLTLQHVGDRDLAAALGERWTAAVGRHLARLHGAGIVHGDPTTRNVRIAASAADGSTAGRSAEENVGDDDALTTLIDFGLAYHTGHVEDHAMDLHVFEGSVRATATDPTPLIEAFEAGYAEVGDDDVLDRLRDVEGRGRYR from the coding sequence ATGCGCGTTCTCGGCATCGAGGGGACCGCGTGGTGCGCGAGCGCCGCGCTGTACGACGCCGAGGCCGACTCCGTTTTCATCGAATCTGACCCGTACGAGCCGGACAGCGGCGGCATTCACCCGCGCGAGGCCGCCGAACACATGTCCGAGGCGATCCCCGAGGTCGTCGACGCGGTCCTGACCGCCGCCGAGGCCGAACACGGCCCGGACGCGATCGACGCCGTCGCCTTCTCGAAGGGACCGGGGCTCGGCCCCTGTCTCCGGACCGTCGGCACGGCCGCGCGGGCGCTCGCGGGGACGCTCGACGTCCCCCTCGTCGGCGTCAATCACATGGTGGCGCACCTGGAGATCGGTCGCCACCGGTCAGGGTTCGAGAATCCGGTGTGTCTGAACGCCTCCGGCGCGAACGCGCACCTGCTCGGCTACCACGACGGTCGCTACCGCGTGCTCGGCGAGACGATGGACGCGGGCGTCGGCAACGCGATCGACAAGTTCACGCGCCACATCGGGTGGGACCACCCCGGCGGGCCCAAAGTGGAGGCCGCGGCCGCGGAGGCGGCCGCCGAGCGCGACCCCGACGCCGATCTGGTCGACCTGCCGTACGTCGTCAAGGGGATGGACTTCTCCTTCTCCGGCATTAGCTCCGCCGCCAACGACGCGTACGACGACGGGGTCCCGGTCGAGGAGATCTGCTTCGCGCTCCAAGAGCACGTGTTCGCGATGCTGACGGAGGTGTCGGAGCGGGCGCTCTCGCTGACCGGCGCGGACGAGCTCGTCCTCGGCGGCGGCGTCGCGCAGAACGACCGGCTCCGCGAGATGCTGGAGACGATGTGCGCGGCCCGCGGCGCCGACTTCCACGCGCCCGAGCCGCGGTTCCTCCGCGACAACGCGGGAATGATCGCCGTGCTGGGCGCGAAGATGGCCGCGGCGGGCGACACGCTGTCGGTCGCCGAGTCGGCGATCGACCCGGACTTCCGGCCGGACCAGGTGCCCGTGACGTGGCGCGACGGCGACGCGTCGGTCGCCCGCGGGCGGGGAGACGACGGGTGGGAGAGAGGGGAGCGGGACGGCGACGGGACCGGCGATCGGCGCGGCGCGGAGGCGACCGTGGAAATCGCGACCGCCGACGCCGGAGGCGCCGTCGGGGACGCCCGCCGCGTGATCAAGCGCCGGGTGCCCAAGCGGTACCGTCACCCCGAGCTGGACCGGGCGCTCCGTCGGGATCGGACCGTCGCCGAGGCGCGGCTGACGAGCGAGGCGCGGCGAGCGGGCGTCCCGACGCCGATGGTGTACGACGTCGACGTGCCGGCGGCGACGCTGACGCTCCAGCACGTCGGCGACCGCGACCTCGCCGCCGCCCTCGGCGAGCGGTGGACCGCCGCCGTCGGCCGCCACCTCGCGCGGCTCCACGGCGCGGGGATCGTCCACGGGGACCCGACGACGCGGAACGTCCGGATAGCGGCGTCGGCCGCGGACGGCTCGACCGCGGGCAGATCGGCCGAGGAAAACGTGGGTGACGACGACGCCCTGACGACGCTCATCGACTTCGGGCTCGCGTATCACACCGGTCACGTCGAGGACCACGCGATGGACCTCCACGTGTTCGAGGGGTCCGTCCGCGCGACGGCGACCGACCCGACCCCGTTGATCGAGGCGTTCGAGGCAGGCTACGCCGAGGTCGGCGATGACGACGTCCTCGACCGGCTGCGGGACGTCGAAGGGCGCGGGCGGTATCGGTAG
- a CDS encoding translation initiation factor IF-2 subunit gamma, protein MTEANTQPEVNIGLVGHVDHGKTTLVQALSGSWTDQHSEEMKRGISIRLGYADATFRRCPGVDAPECYTVDEECEDGSESEPLRTVSFVDAPGHETLMATMLSGASIMDGAVLVVSATEDVPQAQTEEHLMALDLIGIENVVIAQNKVDLVDRDRAVDNYQQIQEFVEGTVAEDAPIVPVSAQQEVNLDLLIDAIETEIPTPDRDPGENARMYAARSFDINRPGATAADLKGGVVGGSLVSGELSVGDGLEIRPGREVDEEGQTEWRPLETTVRSLQAGNNDVESARPGGLLGVGTGLDPSLTKGDALAGQVAGEPGTLPPTRNEFEMQVDLLDRVVGKEDDESGESDIEEISTGEPLMLTVGTATTVGAVTSARDGECEVSLKRPVCAEEGAQIAINRRVGARWRLIGVGTLS, encoded by the coding sequence GTGACTGAAGCCAACACACAACCGGAGGTGAACATCGGTCTCGTCGGTCACGTCGACCACGGGAAGACGACGCTCGTGCAGGCGTTGTCCGGCTCGTGGACCGACCAGCACAGCGAGGAAATGAAACGCGGCATCTCGATCCGGCTGGGGTACGCGGACGCGACGTTCCGGCGCTGTCCGGGCGTCGACGCGCCCGAGTGTTACACCGTCGACGAGGAGTGCGAGGACGGCTCCGAGAGCGAGCCGCTCCGGACGGTCTCGTTCGTCGACGCCCCGGGCCACGAGACGCTGATGGCGACGATGCTCTCGGGCGCCTCGATCATGGACGGCGCCGTGCTGGTCGTGAGCGCGACCGAGGACGTCCCGCAGGCGCAGACGGAGGAGCACCTGATGGCGCTCGACCTGATCGGGATCGAGAACGTCGTCATCGCGCAGAACAAGGTCGACCTCGTCGACCGGGACCGCGCGGTCGACAACTATCAACAGATCCAGGAGTTCGTCGAGGGCACCGTGGCGGAGGACGCGCCGATCGTCCCCGTGTCGGCCCAGCAGGAGGTCAACCTCGACCTGCTCATCGACGCGATCGAGACGGAGATCCCGACTCCCGACCGCGACCCCGGCGAGAACGCACGGATGTACGCGGCGCGCTCGTTCGACATCAACCGGCCGGGCGCGACCGCCGCGGACCTCAAGGGCGGCGTCGTCGGCGGCTCGCTCGTCAGCGGCGAGCTCTCCGTCGGCGACGGGCTGGAGATCCGCCCCGGCCGCGAGGTCGACGAGGAGGGCCAGACGGAGTGGCGGCCCCTCGAGACGACCGTCCGCTCGCTGCAGGCCGGCAACAACGACGTCGAGAGCGCCCGACCGGGGGGCCTCCTCGGCGTCGGGACGGGGCTCGACCCGAGCCTGACGAAGGGCGACGCGCTCGCCGGCCAGGTCGCCGGCGAGCCGGGCACGCTCCCGCCGACCCGCAACGAGTTCGAGATGCAGGTCGACCTCCTCGACCGCGTCGTCGGCAAGGAGGACGACGAGAGCGGCGAGAGCGACATCGAGGAGATCAGCACGGGCGAGCCGCTGATGCTCACGGTCGGCACCGCGACGACGGTCGGCGCGGTGACGAGCGCGCGCGACGGCGAGTGCGAGGTGAGCCTCAAGCGGCCCGTCTGCGCCGAGGAGGGCGCGCAGATCGCGATCAACCGGCGCGTCGGCGCGCGCTGGCGGCTCATCGGCGTCGGGACGCTCTCGTAA
- a CDS encoding HTTM domain-containing protein: MDDHRGRTADAPAEDPEPRTDEEPAGRPSLRRRLRNAVGARVGIDRRALAAFRVALGVVLLVDLGLRARNLTAFYTDAGVFPRSALAETYPLAARLSLHALSGAAWPVALLFLVAAVAAVALAVGHRTRLATAVSLVLLASLQARNPFVLNAGDKLLWQLLGAGLFCPLGARWSVDAVRRRASLVGTTGRQEQGSDRFVGPASALPLAVVVAVYVANGIEKLRGTAWPRGEAVEQVFRLTYLHGPVGGLLPEAPALYAAATYGWLALLVASPLLVVSAGRVRAALAGSLVAAHLSMTLTLQLGVFPLISATALLPFFPSFVWDRVEEGVGSASGRLRRAAASVPGGPHLADRADRTDRTDRADRATRERAVALVAVVLLASVLAWNGMAAGLVDAPEPVAATADPAEHGWDMFAPDPSSTDALLLATATTADGDAFDALHGDPVAADRPPSDARAYPTARWRKYLTLLADDGAPSRVDPLLAHLCDRSAGGGGDPVASVTVSMVEVDVTDGGEARVNELGTRECRPG, encoded by the coding sequence GTGGACGACCACCGAGGACGCACAGCCGACGCCCCCGCCGAGGACCCCGAACCGCGCACCGACGAGGAGCCCGCGGGGCGGCCCTCGCTCCGCCGCCGCCTCCGAAACGCGGTCGGGGCGCGCGTCGGGATCGACCGCCGCGCCCTGGCGGCGTTCCGGGTCGCGCTCGGGGTCGTGCTCCTCGTCGACCTCGGGCTGCGCGCCCGGAACCTGACGGCCTTTTATACCGACGCTGGGGTGTTCCCGCGCTCGGCGCTCGCCGAGACGTACCCCCTCGCCGCTCGCCTCTCGCTGCACGCGCTCTCGGGGGCGGCGTGGCCCGTCGCGCTGCTGTTCCTCGTCGCCGCGGTCGCCGCCGTCGCGCTCGCGGTCGGCCACCGGACCCGGCTCGCGACCGCGGTCTCGCTGGTCCTGCTCGCGTCGCTGCAGGCGCGAAACCCGTTCGTGCTCAACGCGGGCGACAAGCTGCTCTGGCAGCTGCTCGGGGCCGGGCTGTTCTGTCCGCTCGGCGCGCGGTGGTCGGTCGACGCCGTCCGGCGCCGGGCTTCGCTAGTCGGGACGACCGGCCGCCAAGAGCAGGGAAGCGACCGCTTCGTCGGGCCCGCCTCGGCGCTCCCGTTGGCCGTCGTGGTCGCGGTCTACGTCGCGAACGGGATCGAGAAGCTCCGGGGGACGGCCTGGCCGCGCGGCGAAGCGGTCGAACAGGTGTTCCGGCTCACGTACCTCCACGGGCCGGTCGGCGGACTCCTCCCCGAGGCGCCGGCGCTGTACGCGGCCGCCACCTACGGCTGGCTCGCGCTGCTCGTCGCGTCGCCGCTGCTCGTCGTATCCGCCGGGCGCGTCCGGGCGGCGCTCGCGGGGAGCCTCGTCGCCGCGCACCTCTCGATGACGCTCACGCTCCAGCTCGGCGTCTTCCCGCTGATATCGGCGACCGCCCTCCTCCCCTTTTTCCCGTCGTTCGTCTGGGACCGCGTCGAGGAGGGCGTCGGCTCGGCGAGCGGGCGGCTCCGGCGGGCGGCGGCGTCGGTCCCCGGCGGGCCGCACCTCGCGGACCGGGCAGACCGGACAGACCGGACGGATCGGGCGGACCGGGCGACCCGCGAGCGCGCCGTCGCCCTCGTCGCCGTCGTCCTGCTCGCGTCGGTGCTGGCGTGGAACGGGATGGCCGCCGGGCTCGTCGACGCGCCCGAGCCCGTCGCGGCGACGGCGGACCCGGCCGAGCACGGCTGGGACATGTTCGCGCCCGACCCGAGCTCGACGGACGCGCTCCTGCTCGCGACGGCGACGACCGCCGACGGCGACGCGTTCGACGCGCTGCACGGCGACCCCGTCGCGGCCGACCGGCCGCCGTCGGACGCGCGGGCGTACCCCACCGCCCGCTGGCGGAAGTACCTCACTCTGTTGGCGGACGACGGGGCGCCGAGCCGCGTCGACCCGCTTCTCGCGCACCTCTGCGACCGCTCTGCGGGGGGCGGCGGCGACCCGGTCGCGTCGGTGACCGTCTCGATGGTCGAGGTCGACGTGACCGACGGCGGAGAGGCCCGAGTCAACGAACTCGGAACGCGGGAGTGTCGGCCGGGGTGA
- a CDS encoding 30S ribosomal protein S24e has translation MDVDIISEEENPMLHRTDIRFETTHEEATPSRLSVRDSLAAKLDKASEEVVVHELDTKFGMRKTVGYAKVYDTAEDALDVEQEYMLERNKIGDEADADAEEA, from the coding sequence ATGGACGTCGATATCATCTCCGAGGAGGAGAACCCGATGTTGCACCGCACGGACATTCGATTCGAGACGACGCACGAGGAGGCGACGCCCTCCCGCCTGTCGGTCCGCGACTCGCTCGCGGCCAAGCTCGACAAGGCCTCCGAGGAGGTCGTCGTCCACGAGCTGGACACGAAGTTCGGCATGCGCAAGACGGTCGGCTACGCGAAGGTGTACGACACCGCCGAGGACGCGCTCGACGTCGAACAGGAGTACATGCTCGAACGCAACAAGATCGGCGACGAAGCCGACGCGGACGCCGAAGAGGCCTGA
- a CDS encoding DUF5810 domain-containing protein produces the protein MGYACPVCETPQRDGEHLAHHLAFTAMLHGDDHEAWLDERVPDWSDRDPDGLAAEVTPHADDAEYHEVFEDTVDRGRPDVDLGDHDHAGHSHGAPDVPGARGGVDESGATDPETEAALREARELTRKMFEEDEDSESDDAGDAAGNAADDADDAADPSA, from the coding sequence ATGGGATACGCGTGCCCCGTCTGCGAGACCCCGCAGCGCGACGGCGAACACCTCGCGCACCACCTCGCGTTCACGGCGATGCTCCACGGCGACGACCACGAGGCGTGGCTCGACGAGCGCGTCCCCGACTGGAGCGACCGCGACCCCGACGGCCTCGCGGCCGAGGTGACCCCGCACGCCGACGACGCCGAGTACCACGAGGTGTTCGAGGACACCGTCGACCGCGGGCGCCCCGACGTCGACCTCGGCGACCACGACCACGCGGGACACAGTCACGGCGCTCCCGACGTTCCCGGGGCGCGAGGCGGCGTCGACGAGTCGGGCGCGACCGACCCGGAGACCGAGGCCGCGCTGCGCGAGGCCCGAGAGCTGACGCGGAAGATGTTCGAGGAGGACGAGGACAGCGAGAGCGACGATGCGGGGGACGCCGCCGGCAACGCTGCCGACGACGCCGACGACGCCGCCGACCCGTCCGCGTAA
- the icd gene encoding isocitrate dehydrogenase (NADP(+)): MSYDKVDVPDDGEAITLADEETGELNVPSNPIIPIIHGDGIGTDVGPAAQQVLDAAAEATGRSIAWMRVYAGSSAREMYDENLPEDTVSAIRDHRVAIKGPLTTPVGAGFRSLNVALRKTLDLYANVRPTYYIDGVPSPVKNPEEMDMVTFRENTEDVYAGIEWEAGTDESEQVRDFLEQDMDVADVIHDGPVGIGVKPISEFGSKRLIREAVDYALANDRDSVTLVHKGNIMKFTEGAFRDWGYEVAEEEYGEDVITEDQLWEEHDGERPEGALVVKDRIADNMLQQLLTRTDEYSVIATMNLNGDYMSDAAGAQIGGLGIAPGINRGHGRCLAEPVHGSAPKYAGEDKVNPTAMILSGREMLDYLGWSDAADLVREAVEETISSGKVTYDLHRQIEGGEKLATSEFADAVVENIEKLA; this comes from the coding sequence ATGAGCTACGATAAGGTCGACGTCCCCGACGACGGCGAGGCGATCACACTCGCCGACGAGGAGACCGGCGAGCTGAACGTCCCGTCGAACCCCATCATCCCGATCATTCACGGCGACGGGATCGGCACCGACGTCGGACCGGCGGCACAGCAGGTACTCGACGCGGCCGCGGAGGCGACCGGGCGGTCCATCGCGTGGATGCGCGTCTACGCGGGCTCCAGTGCTCGGGAGATGTACGACGAGAACCTCCCCGAGGACACCGTCTCGGCCATCCGCGACCACCGCGTCGCGATCAAGGGGCCGCTGACGACTCCCGTCGGCGCCGGCTTCCGCTCGCTGAACGTCGCGCTCCGGAAGACGCTCGACCTGTACGCGAACGTCCGCCCGACCTACTACATCGACGGCGTCCCGTCGCCCGTCAAGAACCCGGAGGAGATGGACATGGTCACCTTCCGGGAGAACACCGAGGACGTCTACGCCGGCATCGAGTGGGAGGCCGGCACCGACGAGTCCGAGCAGGTACGCGACTTCCTCGAACAGGACATGGACGTCGCCGACGTCATCCACGACGGCCCCGTCGGTATCGGCGTCAAGCCCATCTCCGAGTTCGGCTCGAAGCGCCTCATCCGCGAGGCGGTCGACTACGCGCTCGCGAACGACCGCGACTCGGTCACGCTCGTCCACAAGGGGAACATCATGAAGTTCACCGAGGGCGCGTTCCGCGACTGGGGCTACGAGGTCGCCGAGGAGGAGTACGGCGAGGACGTCATCACCGAGGACCAGCTCTGGGAGGAGCACGACGGCGAGCGCCCCGAGGGCGCCCTCGTCGTCAAGGACCGCATCGCGGACAACATGCTCCAGCAGCTGCTGACCCGCACCGACGAGTACTCCGTCATCGCGACGATGAACCTCAACGGCGACTACATGTCCGACGCCGCCGGCGCGCAGATCGGCGGCCTCGGCATCGCGCCCGGCATCAACCGCGGCCACGGTCGCTGTCTCGCCGAGCCCGTCCACGGCTCCGCGCCGAAGTACGCCGGCGAGGACAAGGTGAACCCCACCGCGATGATCCTCTCCGGCCGCGAGATGCTCGACTACCTCGGCTGGTCCGACGCCGCCGACCTCGTGCGCGAGGCCGTCGAGGAGACCATCTCCTCCGGCAAGGTCACCTACGACCTGCACCGCCAGATCGAGGGCGGCGAGAAGCTTGCGACGAGCGAGTTCGCCGACGCCGTCGTCGAGAACATCGAAAAGCTCGCCTAG
- a CDS encoding glycosyltransferase codes for MTESERSRPPTSVLLPTVRWTEACSEVAAQLGEDDELLVICDTGDDPVAERRDGESGAEGEGDGVRVVLAGEPDGCSGKANAIAAGMAAAERDRIVWTDDDFRHPPEWLATLNADYERQGPTTEVPVFVGADPLGRFFEPAYVIGGTLAVSRGGIAWGGAVVFERDDLDEDAFLADLRRTVSDDGTLAEHLDVSAADRTRTVAAGGSARESLERFVRFLQITRRHAPLATAFNVALSIALASLCLLAPVAGAAFVTALSGATYALFGVRRATFLLAAPSVIVSPVFLAYALARRTFVWGGRRYRWRSMFDVDVEPV; via the coding sequence GTGACGGAGAGCGAGCGATCCCGCCCGCCGACGTCGGTGCTCCTCCCGACGGTGCGCTGGACCGAGGCGTGTTCGGAGGTGGCCGCCCAGCTCGGCGAGGACGACGAGTTGTTGGTGATCTGCGACACCGGCGACGACCCGGTGGCCGAGCGCCGGGACGGTGAGAGCGGCGCCGAGGGGGAGGGCGACGGGGTCCGCGTCGTCCTCGCGGGCGAGCCCGATGGCTGTTCCGGGAAGGCGAACGCGATCGCCGCGGGCATGGCGGCGGCGGAACGCGACCGGATCGTCTGGACCGACGACGACTTCAGGCATCCGCCGGAGTGGCTCGCGACCCTCAACGCCGACTACGAGCGACAGGGGCCGACCACGGAGGTCCCCGTGTTCGTCGGGGCGGACCCGCTCGGGCGGTTCTTCGAGCCGGCGTACGTCATCGGCGGGACGCTCGCGGTCTCCCGGGGCGGGATCGCGTGGGGCGGCGCGGTCGTCTTCGAGCGCGACGACCTCGACGAGGACGCCTTCCTCGCCGACCTCCGCCGCACCGTCAGCGACGACGGGACCCTGGCCGAGCACCTCGACGTGAGCGCCGCCGACCGCACCCGGACCGTCGCCGCGGGCGGGTCGGCGCGGGAGTCGCTGGAGCGGTTCGTCCGGTTCCTGCAGATCACTCGCCGCCACGCGCCGCTGGCGACCGCGTTCAACGTCGCGCTCTCGATCGCCCTCGCGTCGCTGTGCCTGCTCGCGCCGGTCGCGGGAGCGGCGTTCGTCACGGCGCTCTCGGGGGCGACGTACGCGCTGTTCGGGGTCCGGCGGGCGACGTTCCTCCTCGCCGCCCCGTCGGTGATCGTCTCGCCGGTCTTCCTCGCGTACGCACTCGCACGACGGACGTTCGTCTGGGGCGGCCGGCGCTACCGGTGGCGGTCGATGTTCGACGTCGACGTCGAACCGGTCTGA
- a CDS encoding DUF188 domain-containing protein: MAPVEANLRLFEELDRLLGAYEAVVPTAVTSELDRLQGGNGEEATAASVGADLAARAEAVETTESYADDALVELVTEGRVDGVVTNDRPLANRVLEAGAPVIGLRGRNTLAITEP; the protein is encoded by the coding sequence ATGGCGCCGGTCGAGGCGAACCTGCGGCTGTTCGAGGAGCTCGACCGACTTCTCGGCGCGTACGAGGCGGTCGTTCCCACCGCGGTCACGTCGGAGTTAGACCGGCTGCAGGGCGGGAACGGCGAGGAGGCGACCGCGGCGAGCGTGGGCGCGGACCTCGCGGCGCGGGCGGAGGCGGTGGAAACGACGGAATCGTACGCCGACGACGCGCTGGTCGAGCTGGTCACCGAGGGCCGGGTCGACGGCGTCGTCACGAACGATCGACCGCTGGCGAACCGGGTGCTGGAGGCGGGCGCACCAGTAATCGGTTTAAGGGGTCGGAACACACTGGCGATAACGGAACCCTAG